In Mycobacterium sp. JS623, one genomic interval encodes:
- a CDS encoding GNAT family N-acetyltransferase, which produces MAIAVTPAVEADLPELTDVAARTFPLACPPSVTPENIAAFVEENLSQARFSDYLADPDRAVLAARDDGRITGYAMLIRGLPDDDDVQGAVTLRPAIELSKIYVLPGSHGAGVSAALMAAALQYASDVGAKCVWLGVNQRNLRAQRFYTKQGFTINGTKTFRLGAGIENDYVMVRPL; this is translated from the coding sequence GTGGCCATTGCCGTCACCCCGGCCGTCGAGGCCGACCTGCCAGAACTCACCGACGTCGCCGCGCGCACCTTTCCGTTGGCTTGTCCGCCGTCGGTGACGCCGGAGAACATCGCGGCGTTCGTCGAGGAGAACCTGTCGCAGGCGCGCTTTTCCGACTATCTTGCCGATCCCGACCGCGCGGTGCTAGCCGCGCGCGACGATGGCCGAATCACGGGCTACGCCATGCTGATTCGCGGGTTGCCCGACGACGACGATGTCCAGGGTGCGGTCACCCTGCGGCCCGCCATCGAGTTGTCCAAGATTTATGTGCTGCCCGGCAGTCACGGCGCGGGCGTCTCCGCGGCACTGATGGCCGCGGCATTGCAATACGCCAGCGATGTGGGCGCCAAATGCGTGTGGCTGGGTGTCAATCAGCGCAACCTTCGCGCCCAACGCTTCTACACCAAGCAGGGCTTTACGATCAACGGCACCAAGACATTTCGGCTCGGCGCCGGTATCGAAAACGACTACGTAATGGTGCGCCCGCTCTGA
- a CDS encoding PPOX class F420-dependent oxidoreductase yields the protein MKLNDAARELIGEGTDATLVTINPDGSPQVTVVWVALESTPDGDELVSAHLAEYQKTRNIRRDPRVAVTILSTKHPQQQTPYLAITGTARIEEGGAPALLKKLAKTMLGSDEHFPPPNAPEGLLTRIRIEKVGGFGPPAS from the coding sequence ATGAAACTCAACGACGCCGCTCGCGAGCTCATCGGCGAAGGCACCGACGCGACGCTGGTGACCATCAACCCCGACGGCAGTCCGCAGGTGACCGTCGTCTGGGTGGCGCTGGAGTCGACGCCCGACGGCGACGAACTCGTCTCCGCGCATCTGGCCGAGTACCAGAAGACCCGCAACATCCGCCGAGACCCGCGCGTCGCCGTCACGATCCTGTCGACGAAGCATCCGCAGCAGCAGACGCCCTACCTCGCGATCACCGGGACGGCCCGAATCGAGGAGGGCGGCGCGCCCGCGCTGCTGAAGAAGCTGGCCAAGACGATGCTGGGCAGCGACGAGCACTTCCCGCCGCCGAACGCGCCGGAGGGATTGCTCACCCGCATCCGGATCGAGAAGGTCGGCGGCTTCGGGCCACCGGCTTCCTAA
- a CDS encoding pyrimidine reductase family protein — protein MPDDAAGIPLTVLGSVDSVDDGRLADLYAYPDDLQSCWVRGNMIASLDGGATDDGKAGGLAGAGDRAVFSLMRHAADVILVGASTVRIENYSGAQLSVAARQDRQHRGQAEVPAIAVVTRSGNLDPNALLFTRTEVPPLILTTSRFHDDARRRLGSVAEVIDASGLEPESVDNATVLKILADRGLYRVLTEGGPLLLGALIEDGLLDELCLTIAPILVGGGSKRIVTGMGSVHTKMRRTHLLTDDDGYLYSRYVKGV, from the coding sequence ATGCCTGACGACGCTGCCGGGATACCGCTCACAGTGCTTGGGTCCGTCGACTCAGTGGACGACGGCCGGCTCGCCGACTTGTACGCCTATCCCGACGATCTGCAGTCGTGCTGGGTGCGCGGCAACATGATCGCCAGCCTGGACGGTGGCGCCACCGACGACGGCAAGGCAGGCGGCCTTGCGGGTGCGGGCGACCGCGCGGTGTTTTCGCTGATGCGTCACGCTGCTGACGTGATCCTCGTTGGCGCATCCACCGTGCGCATCGAGAACTACTCCGGCGCGCAGCTGTCCGTCGCCGCGCGGCAAGACCGCCAGCACCGCGGGCAGGCCGAGGTGCCGGCCATCGCCGTCGTCACCCGGTCGGGCAACCTCGACCCGAACGCACTGCTGTTCACCCGCACCGAGGTGCCGCCGCTGATACTGACCACCAGCCGCTTCCATGATGACGCACGACGCCGACTCGGCTCGGTGGCCGAGGTCATCGACGCGTCAGGTCTTGAACCCGAGTCTGTCGACAATGCGACGGTCCTGAAAATCCTGGCCGATCGCGGGCTTTACCGCGTGCTAACTGAAGGCGGCCCGCTATTGCTCGGCGCGCTGATCGAGGACGGCCTGCTCGATGAGCTGTGCCTGACCATTGCGCCGATCCTCGTCGGGGGCGGGTCCAAACGCATCGTCACCGGGATGGGCAGCGTGCACACCAAGATGCGGCGCACCCACCTGTTGACCGACGACGACGGCTACTTATACAGCCGCTACGTCAAGGGTGTCTAG
- a CDS encoding SRPBCC family protein has translation MTERIEVQRTIDAPAADIFAVLCDPQGHVAIDASGMLQDAEGDPAQAVGDSFVVHMDRESLNDFPMGRYDVTVTIREFEKDRLIAWTILGRIRPQIGHIYGYRLEPTDGGTLVTSFYDWSDIDPQWREANIFPVVPESALRATLGILDRTVRRGYPRA, from the coding sequence ATGACCGAACGCATCGAAGTCCAGCGCACCATTGACGCACCGGCCGCCGACATCTTCGCCGTACTGTGTGACCCACAGGGCCACGTCGCCATCGACGCCAGCGGCATGCTGCAGGACGCCGAAGGAGACCCCGCCCAAGCCGTCGGCGACAGCTTCGTCGTGCACATGGATCGCGAGTCGCTCAACGACTTTCCGATGGGCCGCTACGACGTGACCGTCACCATCCGCGAGTTCGAAAAGGACCGGCTGATCGCGTGGACCATCCTCGGCCGGATCCGGCCTCAGATCGGGCACATTTACGGCTATCGGCTCGAGCCGACAGACGGCGGCACCCTCGTCACGTCCTTCTACGACTGGTCTGACATCGATCCGCAGTGGCGCGAGGCCAACATCTTCCCGGTAGTGCCGGAAAGCGCGCTGCGCGCCACCCTGGGCATCCTCGACCGCACGGTGCGCCGCGGTTACCCACGCGCATAA
- a CDS encoding alpha/beta hydrolase, which yields MHRRRQVAKVLSLAAVLAFVAACAPGLAANPRYATDSGAGPQGAPQTTKPPTGPPPIEAPKNDLAWRDCTSRVFNDAAVPPLPGVKLDCASYDADLDPINGATGTVSIGVVRATSAQTPKDAGPLVMTTGSDLPSSTQLPVWLSRAGADVLKTNPIVAVDRRGTGMSGALDCRDLFDRQEMIDQAQFQSGDDPVANLGAITQTATTSCTDTIAPGDSAYDNGHAAEDLERLRSTWDVPTLALLGIGNGAQVALAYAGSHPNKVARLILDSPLPLGIAAEAAMEQRIKGEQAALDAWSAQCVATNCPLAPDPKGAIDALLTSARNGSGSAGASVSSVADAISTALAYPHGDRVNAGNDLAAAVAAARTGNTNQMTNLITAAETMRQTDGQFVNGCSDSLNRPTPDRVRELVVAWPKLYPQFGAVGALSLVKCLNWPSGTAPQDPKNLKIPVMLLGVQNDPIVGNEGVAAVAATVINAGTTSKRVMWQGIGHGASIYSDCALPPIIGYLDSGNLPPTDTYCPA from the coding sequence ATGCATCGGCGTCGTCAGGTCGCAAAAGTCCTGAGCTTGGCAGCTGTTTTGGCGTTCGTCGCTGCATGCGCGCCCGGTCTGGCCGCCAATCCTCGGTACGCGACCGACTCCGGCGCTGGCCCGCAGGGCGCGCCGCAGACCACCAAACCGCCGACCGGACCGCCACCGATCGAGGCGCCGAAGAACGACCTGGCTTGGCGGGACTGCACCTCGCGCGTGTTCAACGACGCCGCCGTACCGCCGCTGCCCGGGGTCAAGCTGGACTGCGCCAGCTACGACGCCGACCTCGATCCGATCAACGGCGCCACCGGAACGGTGAGCATCGGGGTCGTAAGGGCCACGTCGGCACAGACACCCAAAGACGCCGGGCCGTTGGTGATGACCACCGGATCGGACCTGCCGTCGTCGACGCAGTTGCCGGTGTGGCTGTCACGGGCGGGCGCCGATGTACTCAAGACGAATCCGATCGTGGCGGTCGACCGCCGCGGCACCGGCATGTCGGGCGCGCTGGACTGCCGCGACCTGTTCGACCGCCAGGAGATGATCGACCAGGCGCAGTTCCAGTCCGGCGATGACCCCGTCGCCAACCTCGGCGCCATCACGCAGACGGCAACCACCAGCTGCACTGACACCATCGCGCCCGGGGATTCGGCCTACGACAACGGGCATGCCGCAGAGGACCTCGAACGGCTGCGCAGCACGTGGGATGTGCCCACGCTCGCACTGCTCGGCATCGGCAACGGCGCTCAGGTCGCGTTGGCCTACGCCGGATCACACCCCAACAAAGTGGCCCGGCTGATACTCGACTCCCCGCTGCCGCTGGGCATCGCCGCCGAGGCCGCGATGGAACAGCGCATCAAGGGTGAGCAGGCGGCGCTCGACGCGTGGTCCGCGCAGTGCGTGGCCACCAACTGCCCGCTCGCGCCCGACCCGAAGGGAGCGATCGATGCGCTGCTGACGTCGGCGCGCAACGGCAGCGGGTCCGCGGGCGCGTCGGTGTCGTCGGTGGCGGATGCGATCTCGACGGCACTGGCCTACCCGCATGGCGACCGCGTCAACGCCGGCAACGACCTGGCGGCGGCCGTGGCCGCGGCTCGCACCGGCAACACGAACCAGATGACCAACCTGATCACCGCCGCTGAGACGATGCGCCAGACCGACGGACAATTCGTCAACGGCTGCAGCGACTCACTGAACAGACCGACACCCGACCGGGTCCGCGAGCTCGTGGTCGCGTGGCCCAAGCTGTACCCGCAGTTCGGCGCCGTCGGCGCGCTGAGCCTGGTCAAGTGCCTGAACTGGCCGAGCGGAACGGCGCCGCAGGATCCGAAGAACCTGAAGATCCCCGTGATGCTGCTCGGTGTGCAGAACGACCCGATCGTCGGCAACGAGGGCGTGGCGGCCGTCGCCGCGACCGTGATCAACGCAGGCACCACCAGCAAGCGGGTGATGTGGCAGGGCATCGGGCATGGTGCCAGCATCTATTCGGACTGCGCGCTGCCGCCGATCATCGGCTACCTGGACAGCGGCAACCTGCCGCCGACCGACACGTACTGCCCTGCCTGA
- the zapE gene encoding cell division protein ZapE — MHGSGDVAHLVDRQPSVTPERLIAQLIPPPTFSDVSFETYQPDPAEPTQAAAVQSCRQFCEHAVARRAGKKKLFGRREVLPGVGIYLDGGFGVGKTHLLASSYFALPGPKAFATFGEMTQLAGVFGFVECIELLADYTAVCIDEFELDDPGNTTLISRLLSELVARGVSVAATSNTLPDQLGEGRFAVQDFLREIQALSSIFTSVRIDGPDYRHRDLPPAPEPPSDDEVATRAAQMPGATLDDFDALCAHLATMHPSRYLTLIEGVTAVFITGVHPIDDQNVALRLVSLTDRLYDAGIPVVASGTKLDTIFSADMLAGGFRKKYLRATSRLLALTAAGQSGRTIT, encoded by the coding sequence ATGCACGGGTCCGGCGATGTCGCGCATCTGGTCGACCGGCAGCCCAGCGTCACCCCCGAGCGGCTGATCGCCCAGCTGATCCCACCGCCGACTTTCTCCGACGTCAGCTTCGAGACTTACCAGCCCGATCCGGCCGAGCCGACGCAGGCGGCCGCCGTGCAGTCGTGCCGACAGTTCTGCGAGCATGCCGTCGCGCGGCGGGCAGGCAAGAAGAAGTTGTTCGGCAGGCGCGAGGTCTTGCCCGGGGTGGGCATCTACCTCGACGGTGGGTTCGGCGTGGGCAAGACACATCTGCTCGCGTCGTCGTACTTTGCGCTGCCCGGGCCAAAGGCCTTCGCGACGTTCGGCGAAATGACCCAGCTGGCCGGGGTGTTCGGCTTCGTCGAATGCATCGAGCTGTTGGCTGACTACACCGCGGTCTGCATCGACGAATTCGAGCTGGACGATCCAGGCAACACCACGCTGATCTCGCGGCTGCTGTCCGAACTGGTCGCCCGCGGAGTGTCGGTGGCGGCGACATCGAATACGCTGCCCGATCAACTCGGTGAGGGCCGCTTCGCCGTGCAGGATTTTCTGCGTGAAATCCAGGCTCTGTCAAGCATTTTCACGTCGGTGCGGATCGACGGGCCAGACTACCGCCATCGCGATCTGCCGCCTGCGCCCGAACCGCCGAGCGATGACGAGGTGGCGACGCGTGCAGCCCAGATGCCCGGCGCGACGCTGGACGACTTCGACGCATTGTGCGCGCACCTGGCCACCATGCATCCGTCGCGCTATCTGACGTTGATCGAGGGAGTTACCGCGGTGTTCATCACCGGCGTGCATCCGATCGACGATCAAAACGTTGCGCTGCGATTGGTGTCGCTGACCGATCGGCTTTACGACGCGGGCATTCCGGTGGTGGCATCCGGGACCAAGCTGGACACCATCTTCTCCGCTGACATGTTGGCCGGTGGCTTCCGCAAGAAGTACCTGCGGGCGACGTCGCGGCTGTTGGCGCTGACGGCCGCAGGTCAGAGCGGGCGCACCATTACGTAG
- a CDS encoding oxidoreductase family protein, producing MPRIPVDPQSVTPTWLSEALQADVRGCEIKQIAIGVGLLGRLFRVHLRGGPDVPASVIVKLPTLDNQVRLKICEAADFYLREVRFYEQVGIANPLPPARPHFAAFDEATHDFVLVLEDLGRLRLADQTVGCSAADAEIVIDAIARHHAYWWANDRLASLRWLTPYSTPPFPDVAIGNYTAGWPVFLERLGSDLSPTLRDYGERLPSLMPWLLTELTRPPHTFLHGDLRLDQLFFAVDGGDPPVTALDWQITARGRGAYDVGYFLSQSLTAETRRSCEDRLLERYAERLSEHGIDYPREQLRRDYRLTMAWCFGYPVIGAGRIDVANDRQLDLLRVMLDRAATAIEDHDAIALRPD from the coding sequence ATGCCGAGGATTCCAGTCGATCCCCAATCTGTAACGCCAACCTGGCTCAGCGAAGCACTGCAGGCTGACGTGCGGGGATGTGAGATCAAGCAGATCGCGATCGGCGTCGGGCTGCTAGGCCGGTTGTTCCGCGTCCATCTGCGTGGCGGACCGGACGTGCCCGCGTCGGTGATCGTCAAACTGCCCACACTCGACAACCAGGTCCGCTTGAAAATTTGCGAAGCCGCCGACTTCTATCTCCGAGAGGTCCGCTTTTACGAACAAGTTGGCATCGCCAATCCCCTGCCACCCGCGCGCCCACACTTCGCCGCCTTCGACGAGGCGACCCACGATTTCGTCCTTGTGCTCGAAGATCTGGGTCGGCTTCGGCTCGCCGACCAGACCGTCGGATGCAGCGCGGCGGACGCCGAGATCGTGATCGACGCGATCGCCCGTCACCACGCGTACTGGTGGGCCAACGACCGCCTGGCGTCGCTGCGGTGGCTGACGCCGTACAGCACTCCGCCGTTCCCGGACGTCGCCATCGGCAACTACACGGCTGGCTGGCCAGTATTCCTCGAGCGTCTCGGGTCGGATCTTTCCCCCACTTTGCGTGACTACGGCGAAAGGCTCCCGTCGCTGATGCCCTGGCTCCTAACCGAACTCACGCGCCCGCCCCACACCTTCCTGCATGGAGACCTCCGGCTCGATCAACTATTTTTTGCGGTCGACGGTGGCGACCCACCGGTGACCGCGCTGGACTGGCAGATCACCGCGAGGGGCCGTGGCGCGTATGACGTCGGCTACTTCCTGAGCCAGAGCCTCACCGCTGAAACTCGCCGCAGTTGCGAAGATCGGCTACTCGAGCGATACGCCGAGCGTCTTTCCGAACACGGAATCGACTATCCCCGAGAGCAATTGCGGCGCGACTACCGGCTCACTATGGCGTGGTGCTTCGGCTACCCGGTGATCGGCGCCGGCCGGATCGACGTCGCCAACGACCGTCAACTCGATCTGTTGCGCGTCATGCTCGATCGCGCCGCAACGGCAATCGAAGACCACGACGCCATTGCGTTAAGGCCGGACTGA
- the aftC gene encoding arabinofuranan 3-O-arabinosyltransferase: MYGALVAAPDSIRTGLLKAFAPRTSAPSVATVLRSILWPIAILMIIHRSYVLATNGYITDDYGPVYRAVVNFKRGWDIYNEHFDQVDPHYLYPPGGTLIMAPFGYLPVDASRYWFITFNTIAIVIAAVLLVQLFKFSWTSVALPALLVAMFCTESVVNTLVFGNINGCILLLEVLFFRWLLDGKVNHQWWAGVAIGLSLVVKPLLGPLLLLPLLNRQWRALVTAVVVPVVFNVIGWFMVSDPMNFVRGTIPYIFSIRDYFNSSIQGNGIYYGLPGWLIFLLRIAFLALAIASLWLLYRYYRARDPLFWMATSSGVLLIASYLVLSLGQGYYSMMLFPFLMTVVLPNSVIRNWPAWLAIYGFMSADRWLLGHWPTTGRFLEYMKFTYGWCLMLIVVFCVLYFRYLDAKADGRLDDGIDPTWVTPKEPVPA, encoded by the coding sequence GTGTACGGTGCGCTGGTGGCGGCTCCCGACTCCATCAGAACCGGCCTGCTGAAGGCGTTTGCACCCCGCACCTCAGCCCCAAGCGTCGCAACGGTGCTGCGGTCGATTCTCTGGCCGATCGCGATCCTGATGATCATCCACCGCAGCTACGTGCTGGCCACCAACGGCTACATCACCGACGACTACGGCCCGGTGTACCGCGCGGTCGTCAACTTCAAGCGCGGCTGGGACATCTACAACGAGCACTTCGACCAGGTCGACCCGCACTACCTTTACCCGCCCGGCGGCACGCTGATCATGGCGCCCTTCGGCTATCTGCCGGTCGACGCGTCGCGGTACTGGTTCATCACGTTTAACACGATCGCGATCGTCATTGCGGCAGTTCTGCTGGTGCAGCTGTTCAAGTTTTCGTGGACGTCGGTGGCGCTGCCCGCTCTGCTCGTCGCGATGTTCTGCACCGAAAGCGTGGTCAACACACTGGTTTTCGGCAACATCAACGGCTGCATCCTGCTACTCGAGGTGTTGTTCTTCCGCTGGCTGCTCGACGGCAAGGTCAATCACCAGTGGTGGGCAGGCGTGGCGATCGGACTGTCGCTCGTGGTGAAACCGCTTCTGGGACCGCTGCTTTTGTTGCCGTTGCTGAACCGGCAGTGGCGGGCGCTGGTGACCGCTGTGGTGGTGCCGGTCGTGTTCAACGTCATTGGCTGGTTCATGGTGAGCGATCCAATGAACTTCGTCCGCGGCACGATTCCGTACATCTTCTCGATCCGCGATTATTTCAACAGCTCGATTCAGGGCAATGGGATTTACTACGGGCTGCCAGGGTGGCTGATCTTCTTGCTGCGCATCGCGTTTCTGGCCTTGGCGATCGCCAGCCTCTGGCTGCTGTACCGCTACTACCGCGCGCGTGATCCGCTGTTCTGGATGGCAACGTCGTCAGGTGTGCTGTTGATCGCGTCATACCTGGTTTTGTCGCTGGGCCAGGGCTATTACTCGATGATGCTGTTCCCGTTCTTGATGACGGTGGTCCTGCCGAATTCGGTGATTCGCAACTGGCCGGCGTGGCTGGCGATCTACGGGTTCATGAGTGCGGACCGGTGGCTACTCGGGCACTGGCCGACGACCGGTCGCTTCCTGGAGTACATGAAGTTCACTTACGGCTGGTGCTTGATGCTGATCGTCGTCTTCTGCGTGCTCTACTTCCGCTATCTCGATGCGAAGGCCGACGGCAGGCTCGACGACGGTATCGATCCGACATGGGTGACGCCGAAGGAGCCCGTGCCGGCTTAA
- a CDS encoding RNA polymerase sigma factor → MKVRPFEDVVAEHGATVLRVCRGVVGPVDAEDAWSETFLSALRAYPDLPADANVEAWLVTIAHRRAIDVGRARARRAVPTDTMPERPATHADPAARDPDLWTALQRLPTKQRQAVAYRHLAGLPFAEIADLLGNSPDAARRAAADGLKTLRKYYREDETG, encoded by the coding sequence GTGAAGGTGCGACCGTTCGAGGACGTAGTGGCCGAACACGGCGCGACGGTGCTGCGGGTGTGCCGTGGCGTCGTCGGCCCGGTCGACGCCGAGGACGCCTGGTCCGAAACGTTTCTATCGGCGTTGCGGGCCTATCCCGACCTGCCCGCCGACGCCAACGTCGAGGCGTGGCTGGTCACGATCGCCCACCGCCGCGCTATCGACGTCGGACGCGCCCGAGCGCGACGCGCCGTGCCGACCGACACGATGCCCGAGCGACCCGCCACCCATGCCGACCCTGCAGCGCGTGACCCCGATCTGTGGACCGCACTGCAGCGGCTGCCGACCAAACAACGCCAGGCGGTGGCCTACCGCCACCTCGCGGGGCTGCCGTTCGCCGAGATCGCCGACCTGCTCGGCAACTCCCCCGACGCCGCGCGCCGCGCCGCCGCAGACGGACTCAAGACTTTGCGCAAGTACTATCGTGAGGACGAAACAGGATGA
- a CDS encoding Clp protease N-terminal domain-containing protein has protein sequence MTEPAKISYPVRLDDLITVIKQVHEEPLEQLTDAVLAAETLGEVADHLIGHFVDQSRKSGASWTEIGKCMGVTKQAAQKRFVPKADAALDPQAGFARFTPRARNVVFVAQNKAGEAGNNEITPDHLVLGLVSDPDGLAAKLLAGQGLNADKVTKAITLPPRVDDRPTLIPFNTAAKKALELTFRQALRLGHNYVGTEHLLLALYEAEDEDGTLHRLGVDKDRFERELVAALEAYSKA, from the coding sequence ATGACCGAGCCCGCCAAGATCTCCTACCCCGTCCGCCTCGACGACCTGATCACCGTGATCAAGCAGGTGCACGAGGAACCGCTGGAGCAGCTCACCGACGCGGTGCTCGCCGCCGAAACGCTCGGCGAAGTCGCCGATCATCTCATCGGCCATTTCGTGGACCAATCCCGCAAATCAGGGGCCTCGTGGACCGAGATCGGCAAGTGCATGGGCGTTACCAAGCAGGCCGCACAAAAGCGGTTCGTGCCCAAGGCGGACGCGGCACTCGATCCCCAGGCGGGCTTCGCCCGGTTCACTCCCCGAGCACGCAACGTCGTCTTCGTCGCGCAGAACAAAGCCGGCGAGGCCGGCAACAACGAAATCACGCCGGACCACTTGGTTCTCGGGCTGGTCTCCGACCCGGACGGCCTGGCCGCCAAGCTGCTCGCCGGTCAAGGACTCAATGCCGACAAGGTGACCAAGGCCATCACGCTGCCGCCGCGCGTCGACGACAGGCCCACACTGATCCCGTTCAACACTGCCGCCAAGAAGGCGCTCGAATTGACCTTCCGACAAGCACTTCGGCTCGGGCACAACTACGTCGGCACCGAACACCTCCTGCTGGCGCTCTATGAGGCCGAAGACGAGGACGGCACGCTGCACCGCCTCGGTGTCGACAAGGACCGCTTCGAGCGCGAACTCGTCGCGGCACTCGAGGCGTATTCCAAAGCCTGA
- a CDS encoding methylated-DNA--[protein]-cysteine S-methyltransferase, translated as MNTNIFDEIDADDGALTRLHERLERAAEVADVLDVAYRTIDTPVGTLLLAATTAGLVRVAYDVEGHDAVLAGLADRISPRVLRAPARLDAAARQIDEYFAKRRTTFEVPVDLRLAEGFRRNVIEHLREIGYGHRESYATVAAAIGSPRAVRAVGTACAHNPLPVVIPCHRVVRSDGSTGQYVGGPLAKSTLLNLEAA; from the coding sequence ATGAATACCAACATTTTTGACGAAATCGACGCCGACGACGGCGCACTGACGCGGCTCCATGAGCGACTGGAACGCGCCGCCGAGGTCGCCGATGTGCTCGACGTCGCCTATCGCACCATCGACACGCCAGTCGGCACGCTCCTGCTGGCGGCCACGACCGCAGGACTGGTCCGGGTGGCCTACGACGTCGAGGGCCACGACGCGGTGCTCGCGGGCCTGGCCGACCGCATCAGCCCCCGCGTGCTGCGCGCGCCGGCACGACTGGATGCCGCGGCGCGACAGATCGACGAGTATTTCGCCAAGCGCCGCACCACCTTTGAGGTTCCGGTCGACCTTCGGCTCGCGGAAGGCTTCCGCCGCAACGTCATCGAGCATCTGCGCGAGATCGGCTATGGCCACCGCGAAAGCTATGCGACCGTCGCTGCCGCGATCGGAAGCCCGCGGGCGGTTCGGGCCGTCGGCACGGCCTGCGCCCACAATCCGCTACCGGTCGTGATTCCGTGCCACCGCGTCGTGCGGTCCGACGGATCGACGGGCCAGTACGTCGGCGGGCCGCTGGCCAAATCGACGCTGTTGAACCTTGAGGCCGCCTGA